The Micromonospora sediminicola genome contains a region encoding:
- a CDS encoding replication initiator: MTVSTLTVVPEASASGTAPCAEPPAPPWYATSSDIRLQAAARLTQPDLPRWLRHVRPAAGCTRPVRLAGTMATVEAATGRLLSERSTADMPDGVIYKPCGNRRASVCPTCSKLYQRDAYQVVRAGLVGGKGVPEQVAHHPAVFPTFTAPSFGEVHTRYVKRHTCTRRTACDCRPEPCHARRDSAVCPHGVRLVCFARHENTDARLGTPLCLDCYDHDAQAVWNLSAGELWRRTTISINRYMHRLARARGIPDVPVTSPRTGKTRWVSPVRLSFGKAAEMQRRGVVHFHAIIRLDGRDPTDPDAIAPAPPQLDAADLVDAVDHAAATVGFTTADHPAHPGGWPIAWGEQVLTKVITVAGRGAVTDAQVAAYLAKYATKSTEVTGHASNRLTADSIDIYADPAGSHTERLIDACWMLGRPRDWRRLRRWAHMLGFGGHFLTKSRRYSVTFALLRNQRVVFRRAQSSGPEEAAAGTEPTTLVVNFLQFVGAGWHTTADALLANASAAMAREHQDSAREYLQTLVA; this comes from the coding sequence TTGACCGTCTCGACGCTGACCGTCGTACCCGAAGCTTCTGCTTCGGGTACGGCCCCGTGCGCCGAGCCGCCCGCGCCACCCTGGTACGCCACGTCCTCCGACATCCGGCTGCAAGCCGCCGCCCGGCTCACCCAACCGGACCTGCCCCGCTGGCTGCGCCATGTCCGCCCGGCCGCCGGCTGCACCCGACCCGTCCGCCTGGCGGGCACGATGGCGACGGTGGAGGCCGCGACCGGTCGTCTGTTGTCGGAGCGGTCGACGGCCGACATGCCCGACGGTGTCATCTACAAGCCGTGCGGCAACCGCCGCGCCTCGGTGTGCCCCACCTGCTCCAAGCTCTACCAGCGCGACGCCTACCAGGTGGTCCGCGCCGGCCTCGTCGGCGGCAAGGGCGTGCCGGAGCAGGTCGCCCACCACCCGGCGGTGTTCCCCACCTTCACCGCTCCGTCCTTCGGCGAGGTCCACACCCGCTACGTCAAGCGGCACACCTGCACCCGCCGCACTGCCTGCGACTGCCGGCCCGAGCCCTGCCACGCTCGCCGGGACTCGGCCGTCTGCCCGCACGGGGTGCGGCTGGTCTGCTTCGCCCGCCACGAGAACACCGACGCCCGGTTGGGCACGCCGCTGTGCCTGGACTGCTACGACCACGACGCGCAGGCGGTCTGGAACCTCTCGGCCGGGGAGCTGTGGCGGCGCACCACCATCAGCATCAACCGCTACATGCACCGGCTGGCGAGGGCGCGCGGCATCCCGGACGTGCCGGTGACGTCGCCGCGTACCGGCAAGACCCGCTGGGTGTCGCCGGTGCGGCTGTCGTTCGGCAAGGCCGCCGAGATGCAACGGCGCGGCGTCGTGCACTTCCACGCCATCATCCGCCTCGACGGCCGCGACCCCACCGATCCGGACGCCATCGCGCCGGCCCCGCCGCAGCTCGACGCCGCCGACCTGGTCGACGCCGTCGACCACGCCGCCGCTACCGTCGGCTTCACCACCGCCGACCACCCGGCCCACCCGGGCGGCTGGCCGATCGCCTGGGGCGAGCAGGTGCTCACCAAGGTGATCACCGTGGCCGGGCGGGGTGCGGTGACCGACGCCCAGGTGGCGGCGTACTTGGCCAAGTACGCCACCAAGTCGACCGAGGTGACCGGCCACGCCTCCAACCGGCTCACCGCCGACAGCATCGACATCTACGCCGACCCGGCCGGCAGCCACACCGAACGCCTGATCGACGCCTGTTGGATGCTCGGCCGTCCCCGCGACTGGCGGCGGCTACGGCGCTGGGCGCACATGCTTGGCTTCGGCGGCCACTTCCTCACCAAGTCCCGCCGCTACTCGGTCACCTTCGCCCTGCTGCGCAACCAACGCGTGGTGTTCCGCCGCGCCCAGAGCAGCGGGCCGGAGGAAGCCGCGGCCGGCACCGAGCCGACCACGCTGGTGGTCAACTTCCTGCAATTCGTGGGCGCCGGCTGGCACACCACCGCTGACGCGCTGCTCGCCAACGCCTCCGCCGCGATGGCCCGAGAGCACCAGGACTCCGCGCGCGAGTACCTACAGACCCTCGTCGCCTGA